TCCTCAGGATTATTGACTACTCTGATCCCTAGTCCCTGATCCCTGTTACAATAAAGCACAATTGAGCGAATCTAGATTTTGATGGCTATGCAAGCAAATCAGCATATTATTGAACTTGGCAAAACCTTGGCCGCCGAAGAAAAGGCTGGCTGCGATGATACTGCGACCAACCAAGGCATCAGCATATTTCTGCGTGAATGGCAGGCCCAACATCCCCAAGCTTTACACGAACCAGTCGTGCAGGGCGTGCTTGATGCACTCGATGGCTACTCCGATTTGAGCCATGCTGAACGTGAGGCTCGTTTGAGTGTCGCGCTTGATCGGCTACGCAATTTGTTTCGCAAACAGCCCAAAGCTCCGGCTGAACCCGTGGGTGCTGTGCCGCCAATCGATACCTTGTTGAAAAATTTGCAAGGCATTGGGCCAAGCACCGCCCGTTCATTCGCCCGACTCGATGTGCATACGCTCGAAGATTTGCTGTATCACGTGCCCCATCGCTACGACGATTTCAGCAAACGCAAGCAGATTTGCGATTTGGTGGTGGGCGAAACCGATACGGTGATTGTGACCGTTGATGCGATCAAAAGCTTCAATGCTAAAGGCCGCCAGGGCGTAGAAATTACCGTTGGCGATGATACGGGCGTGCTCAAGGCCTCGTGGTTTCGTGGTACGTGGATGGCCAAGCAATTTCGCGAAGGCATGCGGATTGTGCTCAGTGGCAAAGTCAGCATGTTCCGCGAAATGAAATCGATGAGCAACCCACAGTGGGAGCCATTTGTTGAAGACGATTTGGTGCATACAGGCCGACTTGTACCTGTTCACCCACTGACCAAAGGCTTGCAAGATCGCAATGCCCGTCAAGTGATTAAACGGGTTGTTGATGCCTTGACCCCAACCTTGCCCGACCCACTGCCGATTGAACTACGCGAACGAGCTGGATTATTGCCCTTGGGCGTTGCGATCAGCCAAATTCATTTTCCCGATAGCTGGGCGATGGTGCAACGTGCTCGCCAACGCTTGGGCTTTGATGAATTTTTGTATATTCAGTTGGGCGTATTGCAGCGCAAACGGCTGTATCAAGGGGTGCAAGGCCAGCCAATTGCTTTTAATCAAGCGATTCATGATGCCTACCTGAGTAGCTTGCCCTTTGCTTTGACCAATGCCCAAACCCGGACATTCAACGAAATTTGCCGTGACATGGAGCGACCCGTGCCTATGACGCGGTTGGTGCAGGGCGACGTTGGTTCGGGCAAAACGGCGGTGGCGGCGGCGGCCTTGGTGCAAGCAGTCGCGGCAGGCTTTCAAGGGGCGATGATGGCTCCAACCGAAATTTTGGCCGAGCAACATTATCGGGGGCTGAAAAAATTACTCGCAAACGTCAAAATTCCAGGCCGTGAAACCAACAGCAACGGCGATTGGCGCGATAAGCTTGATCAAGAGAAACGCAATCGATTAGCCCAAATTAAGCAATTGTTGATGCTTGCCGACGAGCCAGAACCTGAGCCAGGTGGCATTCGAGTTGCGCTGCTGACAGGTAGCCTCAAAGCTCGCCAACGCCGTGAAGCACTCAAACTGATCGCTGATGGCGAAGTTGATATCATTATTGGAACCCATGCCCTGATTCAGGCCAATGTCGATTATCAGGCACTCGGTTTGGCGGTGGTCGATGAGCAACATCGTTTTGGGGTCGAGCAGCGTGAGGCACTCAAACGCAAGGGCTTCAATCCACATCTGTTGGTAATGACTGCCACGCCAATTCCGCGCTCGTTGGCCTTGACGATTTACGGCGATCTTGATGTTTCGGTAATCGACGAACGCCCACCAGGCCGCCAGCCAATTCGCACCAAATGGATCACCTCGGGCGAACGCAGCAAAGCCTACAAACATATGCGCAAGGAGATTGCGGCTGGTCGCCAAGCCTTTGTGATTTGCCCCTTGGTTGAGGAAAGCGAAAAACTCGAAGATGTAAAATCGGCAATTGTTGAGCAAGAGCATTTGCAACACGAGATTTTCCCTGATCTCAAGGTGGGCTTGATTCATGGCCGCATGACTTCGGGCGAAAAAGACACGATTATGGCTCAGTTTCGTGACCGTGAATTTGATATTTTGGTGGCAACGGCGGTGGTTGAAGTTGGGATTGATATTCCCAATGCTACAACAATTATGATTGAAGGGGCTGAGCGCTTTGGTTTAGCTCAATTGCACCAGTTTCGTGGGCGGGTTGGGCGGGGTAGCCATCAATCGTTTTGTGTGTTGGTCAGCGATAAAGAAGATAATGATGTCACGGTGGCGCGGCTTTCATCGATGGAAGAGAGCGAGGATGGCTTTCGCTTGGCTGAAATTGACCTTGAATTGCGTGGGCCAGGCGAGTTTTTTGGCATTCGTCAGAGCGGCACACCTGATCTCAAAGTTGCCCAGTTGACTGATACGCGCTTGCTGCATGCGGCCCGGATTGAGGCTGAACGAATATTGAAGCTTGATCCTGAATTGGAATTGCCTGAGCATGGCAAAGTTCGTGAAAAATTACAAGCTTTTTGGGCGGGCATGGAAACCCAAAGCAACTAGGTTGTGACGAATTCGCAACATTGCGTGACTAAAACACGAAAAACCCTCTTGACAGAGAGTGATTGTTGCGGTACTATATGTTCAAACCTTCTCCTCTCTCTTCTCTCCCACAAGCGGCTCCATTATGCGAGCCGTTTGTGGTTTTAGAACCTTTTTTATTTTCCCTCAATAGCAAACCCATTCTCACTTTGCCCTAAAAAATTTTACTTTGTATCCAACGGTAGCGAAACTACAACTTTCTGCCACTTGGCAAGTGGTATGCTCAAAGCCTAAATCAACATCAAGAGGATTTGGATTGTTTGGCTTATTTG
This region of Herpetosiphon gulosus genomic DNA includes:
- the recG gene encoding ATP-dependent DNA helicase RecG; the encoded protein is MQANQHIIELGKTLAAEEKAGCDDTATNQGISIFLREWQAQHPQALHEPVVQGVLDALDGYSDLSHAEREARLSVALDRLRNLFRKQPKAPAEPVGAVPPIDTLLKNLQGIGPSTARSFARLDVHTLEDLLYHVPHRYDDFSKRKQICDLVVGETDTVIVTVDAIKSFNAKGRQGVEITVGDDTGVLKASWFRGTWMAKQFREGMRIVLSGKVSMFREMKSMSNPQWEPFVEDDLVHTGRLVPVHPLTKGLQDRNARQVIKRVVDALTPTLPDPLPIELRERAGLLPLGVAISQIHFPDSWAMVQRARQRLGFDEFLYIQLGVLQRKRLYQGVQGQPIAFNQAIHDAYLSSLPFALTNAQTRTFNEICRDMERPVPMTRLVQGDVGSGKTAVAAAALVQAVAAGFQGAMMAPTEILAEQHYRGLKKLLANVKIPGRETNSNGDWRDKLDQEKRNRLAQIKQLLMLADEPEPEPGGIRVALLTGSLKARQRREALKLIADGEVDIIIGTHALIQANVDYQALGLAVVDEQHRFGVEQREALKRKGFNPHLLVMTATPIPRSLALTIYGDLDVSVIDERPPGRQPIRTKWITSGERSKAYKHMRKEIAAGRQAFVICPLVEESEKLEDVKSAIVEQEHLQHEIFPDLKVGLIHGRMTSGEKDTIMAQFRDREFDILVATAVVEVGIDIPNATTIMIEGAERFGLAQLHQFRGRVGRGSHQSFCVLVSDKEDNDVTVARLSSMEESEDGFRLAEIDLELRGPGEFFGIRQSGTPDLKVAQLTDTRLLHAARIEAERILKLDPELELPEHGKVREKLQAFWAGMETQSN